One Watersipora subatra chromosome 4, tzWatSuba1.1, whole genome shotgun sequence genomic window carries:
- the LOC137394382 gene encoding RNA-binding protein 25-like: MLRLTSLKASRSITLPHHSKNGGQQAQCGTLVSVHSGVTRHRDVTRHRDVTRHRDVTRHRDVTRHRDVTRHRDVTEHRDVTRHRDVTRHRGVTRHRDVTRHRDVTRHRGVTRHRDVTRHRDVTRHRNVTRHRGVTRHRAVTRHRDVTRHRDVTRHRDVTRHRGVTRHRDVTRHRDVTRHRDATRHRDVTRHRDVTRHRDVTRHRDVTRHRDVTRHRDVTRHRDATRHRDVTRHRDVTRHRDATRHRDVTRHRDVTRHKGVTRHRNVTRHRDENKKTNRH, translated from the exons ATGTTGCGGCTGACCAGCCTTAAAGCCTCCCGGTCCATAACTCTCCCGCACCACTCTAAAAATGGCGGACAGCAAGCGCAGTGTGGAACCCTCGTCTCCGT ACACAGTGGTGTAACTAGACACAGGGATGTAACTAGACACAGGGATGTAACTAGACACAGGGATGTAACTAGACACAGGGATGTAACTAGACACAGGGATGTAACTAGACACAGGGATGTAACTGAACACAGGGATGTAACTAGACACAGGGATGTAACTAGACACAGGGGTGTAACTAGACACAGGGATGTAACTAGACACAGGGATGTAACTAGACACAGGGGTGTAACTAGACACAGGGATGTAACTAGACACAGGGATGTAACTAGACACAGGAATGTAACTAGACACAGGGGTGTAACTAGACACAGGGCTGTAACTAGACACAGGGATGTAACTAGACACAGGGATGTAACTAGACACAGGGATGTAACTAGACACAGGGGTGTAACTAGACACAGGGATGTAACTAGACACAGGGATGTAACTAGACACAGGGATGCAACTAGACACAGGGATGTAACTAGACACAGGGATGTAACTAGACACAGGGATGTAACTAGACACAGGGATGTAACTAGACACAGGGATGTAACTAGACACAGGGATGTAACTAGACACAGGGATGCAACTAGACACAGGGATGTAACTAGACACAGGGATGTAACTAGACACAGGGATGCAACTAGACACAGGGATGTAACTAGACATAGGGATGTAACTAGACACAAGGGTGTAACTAGACACAGAAATGTAACTAGACACAgggatgaaaacaaaaagacaaacagacactga
- the LOC137393595 gene encoding chromosome transmission fidelity protein 8 homolog, with product MLITIGNAANPDKQETVIIELQGELQCRVDGSLDGKFIGNLIFTNENKPIMIIGHHILHGKVESLEKPLAVMTKSTKAKTDSESCRNNREDNYYDINTIIRRKIIFNSLPKPIIASVPKTL from the exons TGCGGCCAATCCTGACAAACAGGAAACTGTGATAATAGAACTACAAGGGGAGTTACAGTGCCGTGTAGATGGTAGCTTGGATGGAAAGTTTATTGGCAACCTGATCTTTACAAATGAG AATAAGCCTATCATGATCATAGGCCACCACATCCTCCATGGTAAAGTTGAGAGTTTAGAGAAACCACTGGCTGTCATGACTAAATCAACAAAAGCAAAAACTGACAGTGAGTCATGTCGAAACAACAGAGAAGATAACTACTATGATATTAATACTATCATCAGGCGAAAGATAATTTTTAATAGCCTTCCCAAGCCCATTATAGCTAGTGTTCCAAAGACATTGTAG